A window of Aliarcobacter trophiarum LMG 25534 contains these coding sequences:
- a CDS encoding DUF4197 domain-containing protein, translated as MKKTILLSSILCSTIFAFDLKNIANEVAKNIPANVQNQQQTKSSLDNNTISSGLKEALKSGVNFATTQLGKKDGYLNSSVKIPLPDNLARAETIIRKAGGDKMADDLIKSMNNAASQAAPKTADIFMNAISKMSISDAQNILNGGDSAATEYFKKNTTNSLKELIKPIIQTSMKDNSVAQYYDGVNSLYESATKGLTNNSMVSGLAKNLGVDTNNSNKTLDDFVTQKAIDGLFSMIAEKEAGIRENPIEQTSSILKQVFGK; from the coding sequence ATGAAAAAAACGATTTTATTATCATCTATACTTTGTTCAACTATTTTTGCTTTTGATTTAAAAAATATTGCGAATGAAGTTGCAAAAAACATTCCTGCAAATGTACAAAATCAGCAGCAAACTAAATCAAGTTTAGACAATAATACAATTTCTAGTGGACTAAAAGAGGCTTTAAAAAGTGGTGTAAACTTTGCTACGACACAACTTGGGAAAAAAGATGGATATTTAAATAGTAGTGTAAAAATCCCTCTCCCTGATAATTTGGCACGTGCGGAAACTATTATAAGAAAAGCTGGTGGAGATAAAATGGCTGATGATTTAATTAAATCTATGAACAATGCAGCTTCACAAGCAGCTCCAAAAACTGCTGATATTTTTATGAATGCTATTTCTAAAATGAGTATAAGTGATGCACAAAATATTTTAAATGGTGGAGATAGCGCTGCTACAGAGTATTTCAAAAAAAACACAACAAACTCTCTTAAAGAGCTTATTAAACCAATTATTCAAACTAGTATGAAAGATAATAGTGTGGCACAATATTATGATGGTGTAAATAGCCTATATGAGAGTGCAACAAAAGGTTTAACAAACAATAGTATGGTGTCAGGTTTAGCAAAAAATCTAGGAGTAGATACAAATAATTCTAATAAAACTTTAGATGATTTTGTAACACAAAAGGCTATTGATGGGCTTTTCTCAATGATAGCAGAAAAAGAAGCTGGTATTAGAGAAAATCCTATTGAACAGACTAGCTCTATTTTAAAACAAGTTTTTGGAAAATAG
- a CDS encoding diguanylate cyclase domain-containing protein, translated as MFKNSLFSKIVFIFTLPVLGILYFSSITVLDKTELLNDFKKNELKVEYLKESQNIISSLEKEKILSLNFFKDPQKLDSLLEQQSSTTQKIEKINKLIDNLPWKDNWKEQLTNLKISFTSLDEFRQKILKDELDENSIKKHYNELIKDIIEPLFLLKFNTNTINFQQELLKLEDIVVGNNSVEKLLNSFNFTLYSLTKELKELEDKVNFDKNLSYLFFFFCIFTLLPLFFILKKIISEEQNSFLKIQKHKNIYELLNQANKFLAKTFKKDDLYLDISDLLSDGKNLSFSFIYDFENRTIVAKDGVYKNIVVNHVNKFSDFSQENMISKTIKRESNVIINDFKEKNVSVFYSRASEFNINSMATFPIKKFNKVVAVLILYSNELNFFDSEAEILFDKLVLDITNCLEKIDYEERRMKQDSELKLSSYAFDTSAPMLITNDKNMIIKVNQAFCKIMTYSKDELLGENPRIFKTAHQDKALVDRLWSDLKINGAWTGDLYNRKADGTIIALRATISVIRDENDNITNYLAQYMDISEQKDKEKILEYQATHDNLTGLPNRLLLTDRIERAITKTVRHNIFGGLIFIDLDNFKEVNDTLGHDIGDVLLITVAKKLKECVREEDTVSRIGGDEFIVLLDNLGNNSDDARRNINFLAEKIKDALNSITHLQGYKNVSTPSIGITLFHDSSVSVQDIIKQADTAMYSAKKQGKNTIEFF; from the coding sequence GTGTTTAAAAATAGTTTATTTTCAAAGATAGTTTTTATATTTACTCTTCCTGTTTTAGGAATTTTATATTTTAGCTCTATTACTGTCTTGGATAAAACAGAGCTTTTAAACGATTTTAAAAAAAATGAGCTTAAAGTTGAGTACTTAAAAGAGAGTCAAAATATTATCTCATCTTTAGAAAAAGAGAAGATTTTATCACTTAATTTTTTTAAAGATCCTCAAAAATTAGATTCTTTATTGGAACAACAAAGTAGCACAACTCAAAAGATAGAAAAGATAAATAAATTAATAGATAATTTACCATGGAAAGATAACTGGAAAGAGCAATTAACAAATTTAAAAATATCTTTTACAAGTTTAGATGAATTTAGACAAAAAATATTAAAAGATGAGTTAGATGAAAATAGTATAAAAAAGCACTATAATGAGCTTATCAAAGATATTATAGAACCTCTTTTTTTATTAAAATTTAATACTAACACAATAAATTTCCAACAAGAACTTTTGAAACTTGAAGATATAGTTGTTGGAAACAATAGTGTTGAAAAACTATTAAATAGTTTTAATTTCACACTCTACTCTTTAACAAAAGAGTTAAAAGAGCTAGAGGATAAAGTAAACTTTGATAAAAACTTGAGCTATCTTTTCTTTTTCTTCTGTATTTTTACTTTACTTCCTCTTTTCTTTATTTTAAAAAAAATAATTTCTGAAGAACAGAACTCTTTTTTAAAGATACAAAAACATAAAAACATATATGAGTTACTAAATCAAGCAAATAAATTTTTAGCAAAAACATTTAAAAAAGATGATTTGTATCTGGATATTAGTGATCTTTTAAGTGATGGAAAAAATCTTAGTTTTAGTTTTATATATGATTTTGAAAATAGAACAATTGTTGCAAAGGATGGGGTATATAAAAATATTGTTGTAAATCATGTAAATAAATTTAGTGACTTTTCTCAAGAAAATATGATTTCAAAAACAATAAAAAGAGAGTCAAATGTTATAATAAATGATTTTAAAGAGAAAAATGTTTCAGTTTTTTACTCAAGAGCCTCTGAGTTTAATATAAATTCAATGGCAACTTTTCCAATAAAAAAATTTAATAAAGTTGTTGCAGTATTAATTTTATACTCAAATGAATTAAATTTTTTTGATAGTGAAGCTGAGATACTTTTTGATAAATTAGTTCTTGATATTACAAATTGTTTAGAAAAAATTGATTATGAAGAGAGAAGAATGAAGCAAGATAGTGAGCTAAAACTATCATCTTATGCCTTTGATACATCAGCTCCTATGTTAATTACTAATGATAAAAACATGATAATCAAAGTAAATCAAGCCTTTTGTAAAATTATGACTTATTCAAAAGATGAGTTGCTAGGAGAAAATCCACGAATATTTAAAACAGCTCATCAAGATAAGGCTTTAGTAGATAGATTATGGAGTGATTTAAAGATAAATGGTGCTTGGACTGGTGATTTATATAATAGAAAAGCAGATGGTACTATTATAGCTTTAAGAGCAACAATATCTGTTATTAGAGATGAAAATGACAATATTACTAACTATTTGGCTCAATATATGGATATTAGTGAGCAAAAAGATAAAGAGAAGATTTTGGAGTATCAAGCAACACATGACAACTTAACAGGACTTCCAAATAGGCTTCTTTTAACAGATAGAATAGAAAGAGCAATTACAAAAACAGTAAGGCATAATATTTTTGGTGGTTTAATATTTATAGACTTGGATAATTTTAAAGAGGTAAACGATACTTTGGGACATGATATTGGAGATGTTCTTTTAATCACAGTTGCAAAAAAACTAAAAGAGTGTGTAAGAGAGGAAGATACAGTTTCAAGAATTGGTGGAGATGAATTTATAGTGTTGCTTGATAATTTGGGGAATAATAGTGATGACGCAAGAAGAAATATTAATTTTTTAGCAGAAAAAATAAAAGATGCTTTAAACAGTATAACACATCTTCAAGGTTACAAAAATGTCTCAACTCCTAGTATTGGAATAACACTATTTCATGATTCAAGTGTTAGCGTTCAAGATATTATAAAACAAGCAGATACAGCTATGTATAGTGCAAAAAAACAGGGAAAAAATACAATAGAATTTTTCTAA
- the dbpA gene encoding ATP-dependent RNA helicase DbpA, whose translation MIFRDLNLDENLVENLDGLGYKTLTPIQESSLKYSLEKRDLLARAQTGSGKTLAFCLPVINSLNKNKYRVQSLILAPTRELATQIAIAIREILRTTPNIKVLTLCGGVPYRPQVVSLEHEAHIVVGTAGRVLKHINEGNLKLENINSFVLDEADKMLDMGFFDDISKICSLLPKQRQTLLFSATFSNEIKNLALEFLNNPITIEIEDVEKSSIKQVFYEVSSRDLKDDLIEKLIKKYQASSTIIFCNQKITCEELADTLFERDIDTVTLHSDLDQKQRDETLTIFSNKSYPVLIASDVASRGIDINDIDLVINYDLALNYKIHTHRIGRTARAGKGGVATTFVLPNEFKSALEIKEHFPEILFEDEQEIIFDSSFEIDSIFRSIFINGGKKQKLRKGDILGSLTAGIGLDKDDIGKIDLFDFCSFVAVKKEKLQFVLEKLRNTKIKGKFYRVYEK comes from the coding sequence ATGATATTTAGAGATTTAAATTTAGATGAGAATTTAGTAGAAAATCTTGATGGTTTAGGATACAAAACATTAACTCCCATTCAAGAAAGTAGTTTAAAATATAGTCTAGAAAAAAGGGATTTATTAGCAAGAGCTCAAACAGGAAGTGGAAAAACATTGGCCTTTTGTTTACCAGTTATAAATAGCTTAAATAAGAATAAATATAGAGTTCAGTCACTAATTTTAGCTCCAACAAGAGAGTTAGCAACTCAAATAGCAATAGCTATAAGAGAAATACTAAGAACAACCCCAAATATAAAAGTATTAACACTTTGTGGAGGAGTTCCATATAGACCACAAGTTGTTTCACTAGAACATGAGGCTCATATTGTTGTAGGAACAGCTGGAAGAGTTTTAAAGCATATAAATGAAGGTAATTTAAAACTAGAAAATATAAATAGTTTTGTTTTAGATGAAGCAGATAAAATGCTAGATATGGGGTTTTTTGATGATATCTCAAAAATATGTTCTCTTTTGCCAAAGCAAAGACAAACTCTTCTTTTCTCAGCAACATTTTCAAATGAGATTAAAAATTTAGCACTAGAGTTTTTAAACAATCCTATAACAATTGAGATAGAAGATGTTGAAAAAAGTAGTATAAAGCAGGTTTTTTATGAAGTCTCTTCTAGAGATTTAAAAGATGATTTAATAGAAAAATTGATAAAAAAATATCAAGCAAGTAGCACAATAATTTTTTGTAATCAAAAAATAACATGTGAAGAGTTAGCTGATACACTTTTTGAAAGAGATATTGATACAGTTACATTACATAGTGATTTAGACCAAAAACAAAGAGATGAAACTCTTACAATTTTTTCAAATAAAAGCTACCCTGTTTTAATAGCAAGTGATGTTGCAAGTAGAGGGATTGATATAAATGATATTGATTTAGTAATCAACTATGATTTAGCTTTAAACTATAAAATACATACTCACCGTATTGGAAGAACAGCCCGAGCTGGAAAAGGTGGAGTTGCTACTACTTTTGTTCTACCAAATGAGTTCAAAAGTGCTTTAGAGATAAAAGAGCATTTTCCTGAAATTTTATTTGAAGATGAACAAGAGATAATTTTTGATAGTAGTTTTGAAATAGACTCTATATTTAGGTCAATTTTTATAAATGGCGGTAAAAAACAAAAGCTTAGAAAAGGTGATATTTTAGGTAGCTTAACTGCTGGAATTGGTTTAGATAAAGATGATATTGGAAAAATTGATCTCTTTGATTTTTGCTCTTTTGTAGCAGTAAAAAAGGAAAAATTGCAGTTTGTTTTAGAAAAGTTACGAAATACAAAAATAAAAGGTAAATTCTATAGAGTTTATGAAAAATAA
- a CDS encoding DedA family protein encodes MEQFIQDWGYIALFLYSFGGGFLALVIASAFSSSGDLNIFITIIVAAVANIVGSQFLFFMAKNNKNYAQNIMNNHKRKVALVQVLFRKYGSFVIIIQKYIYGVKTLVPLVMGLSDYNSFKFTVINSIASILWASIIGYGSYIAGSFLLEYADNFKYIGLVTVVVVLTILIISFRPKKRRSRKNDI; translated from the coding sequence ATGGAACAATTTATTCAAGATTGGGGTTATATAGCTCTTTTTTTATACTCTTTTGGTGGTGGATTTTTAGCTCTTGTTATTGCTAGTGCTTTCTCTTCTTCTGGCGATTTAAATATCTTTATTACAATTATTGTTGCAGCTGTTGCAAATATTGTTGGAAGTCAATTTTTATTTTTTATGGCAAAAAACAATAAAAATTATGCTCAAAATATAATGAATAATCATAAGAGAAAAGTTGCTTTAGTTCAAGTTTTATTTAGAAAATATGGCTCTTTTGTAATAATTATTCAAAAATATATCTATGGAGTTAAAACTTTAGTTCCTCTTGTTATGGGATTATCAGATTACAACTCTTTTAAATTTACAGTTATAAACTCAATAGCATCTATTTTATGGGCTTCTATCATAGGATATGGAAGTTATATTGCTGGGTCATTTTTACTTGAGTATGCAGATAACTTTAAATATATAGGGCTTGTTACAGTTGTTGTTGTATTAACTATTTTAATTATTAGTTTTAGACCAAAAAAGAGAAGAAGTAGAAAAAATGATATTTAG
- a CDS encoding NADPH-dependent FMN reductase gives MSKIGIIVASSNNNQKLAIELQKIAIELNYDSEIINLVDYNLPLYNTVEEEKNGIPESVLDLATKIIDLKAFIIIAPEYNGVMPPVLNNAMAWTSRATKNWRDAFNDKIVALATHSGGGGQKGLQAMRIMFQHLGANILAREILTTFDKPLNKNSAIAILHNLTKLSRA, from the coding sequence ATGTCAAAAATAGGAATAATAGTTGCTAGTTCAAATAACAACCAAAAACTAGCTATTGAACTTCAAAAAATTGCAATTGAATTAAACTATGATAGTGAAATTATAAATTTAGTTGATTATAACCTACCTCTATATAATACAGTAGAAGAGGAGAAAAATGGAATACCTGAGAGTGTTTTAGATTTAGCTACAAAAATTATAGATTTAAAAGCTTTTATAATTATAGCTCCTGAATATAACGGAGTTATGCCTCCTGTTCTAAATAATGCTATGGCATGGACATCAAGAGCTACAAAAAATTGGAGAGATGCTTTTAATGATAAAATTGTTGCTCTTGCAACTCATAGTGGAGGTGGAGGTCAAAAAGGTCTTCAAGCTATGAGAATTATGTTCCAACACTTAGGAGCAAATATTTTAGCTAGAGAGATTTTAACAACTTTTGATAAACCACTTAATAAAAATAGTGCTATAGCAATTTTACATAATCTTACAAAACTATCAAGAGCTTAA
- the htpG gene encoding molecular chaperone HtpG translates to MAKHQFQTEVGQLLHLMTHSLYSNKEIFIRELVSNGSDAIDKLNYLRLTDEKLKDNFASWKGEINISFDEKDKSLTIMDNGIGMNEEDMINSIGTIAKSGTKSFVEALTGDAKKDSNLIGQFGVGFYSVFMVASKVDVISKKAGEEKAYKWSSDGSGEFDLAPCTKESAGTVIYIKLKDEEVSEFAIKYRIKSIVEKYSNHIAYPIFLNYEEEVTLELSEEDKKAGKEATKTVEKRHEQINAATALWTQSKSKLKDEDYNNFYKTISQDSNDPMLTIHTKTEGVNEYTTLFYIPQNAPFDMYRADYQSGIKLYVKRVFITDDDKELLPTYLRFVRGIIDSEDLPLNVSREILQENRILANIKQSSVKKILSEIKKLSKDEEKYEKFISQYIRALKEGVYQDYTNKESILELLRYKSTNDEVKMTSLEDYKNRASSEQKAIYYIIGENEKVLRNSPLLESYKKNNIEVLILDDKEIDEIITPAIGAFKEWEFKDITTSEAPKVEINEEEKKEQDEKYQDLLVKIKEKLQNEVKEVKLTNRLDSFASCITKDSQDAQMAAMAHMFRQMGQDVPEVKPILEINPNHEIVQKLNLTKDEELIEDISWVLLDLAKISDGDEISDRVAFTQRLTKITSKAI, encoded by the coding sequence ATGGCAAAACATCAATTTCAAACAGAAGTAGGGCAACTTCTTCATTTAATGACACACTCTTTATACTCAAATAAAGAGATATTTATAAGAGAACTTGTATCAAATGGAAGTGATGCAATCGATAAATTAAACTATTTAAGACTTACAGATGAAAAATTAAAGGATAATTTTGCTTCTTGGAAAGGAGAAATTAATATCTCTTTTGATGAAAAAGATAAATCACTTACTATTATGGATAATGGTATAGGAATGAATGAAGAGGATATGATAAACTCTATTGGAACTATTGCAAAAAGTGGAACTAAATCATTTGTTGAAGCACTTACAGGTGATGCAAAAAAAGATTCAAATCTTATAGGACAATTTGGAGTTGGTTTTTACTCTGTATTTATGGTTGCTTCTAAAGTAGATGTAATTTCAAAAAAAGCTGGAGAGGAAAAGGCTTATAAATGGAGTTCTGATGGATCAGGAGAGTTTGATTTAGCTCCTTGTACAAAAGAGAGTGCAGGAACAGTAATTTATATCAAACTAAAAGATGAAGAGGTATCAGAGTTTGCAATTAAATATAGAATTAAATCTATAGTTGAAAAATATTCAAACCATATTGCTTATCCAATTTTCTTAAACTATGAAGAAGAAGTTACTCTTGAACTTAGTGAAGAGGATAAAAAAGCTGGAAAAGAAGCAACTAAAACAGTAGAAAAAAGACATGAGCAAATAAATGCAGCAACTGCACTTTGGACTCAAAGTAAATCAAAACTAAAAGATGAAGATTATAATAACTTTTATAAAACAATTTCTCAAGATTCAAATGACCCAATGCTTACAATTCACACAAAAACAGAAGGTGTAAATGAATATACAACACTATTTTATATTCCACAAAATGCACCTTTTGATATGTATAGAGCAGATTATCAAAGTGGAATTAAGCTATATGTAAAAAGAGTATTTATAACAGATGATGATAAAGAGTTACTTCCAACTTATTTAAGATTTGTAAGAGGAATTATTGATAGTGAAGATTTACCACTAAATGTTAGCCGAGAGATTTTACAAGAGAATAGAATTTTAGCAAATATCAAACAAAGTAGTGTGAAAAAAATCTTAAGTGAGATAAAAAAACTAAGCAAAGATGAAGAGAAATATGAGAAATTTATATCTCAATATATAAGAGCTTTAAAAGAGGGTGTTTATCAAGATTACACAAATAAAGAGTCTATATTGGAGCTTTTAAGATATAAATCTACAAATGATGAAGTAAAAATGACTTCATTAGAAGATTATAAAAATAGAGCTTCTTCAGAGCAAAAAGCTATCTATTATATTATTGGAGAGAATGAGAAAGTATTAAGAAACTCTCCACTTCTTGAAAGTTATAAAAAGAATAATATTGAGGTTTTAATTCTTGATGATAAAGAGATAGATGAGATTATAACTCCTGCTATTGGAGCATTTAAAGAGTGGGAATTTAAAGATATAACAACTAGTGAAGCTCCAAAAGTTGAGATAAATGAAGAGGAGAAAAAAGAACAAGATGAAAAATATCAAGATTTATTGGTAAAAATTAAAGAGAAATTACAAAATGAAGTAAAAGAGGTAAAACTTACAAATAGACTTGATAGCTTTGCTTCTTGTATCACAAAAGATAGCCAAGATGCACAGATGGCTGCTATGGCTCATATGTTTAGACAAATGGGACAAGATGTTCCAGAAGTTAAGCCAATTTTAGAGATTAATCCAAACCATGAGATAGTACAAAAACTAAATCTTACAAAAGATGAAGAACTAATAGAAGATATTTCATGGGTTTTACTAGATCTTGCAAAAATTAGTGATGGAGATGAGATAAGTGATAGAGTTGCATTTACTCAAAGACTTACAAAAATAACTTCAAAAGCTATATAA
- a CDS encoding bifunctional diguanylate cyclase/phosphodiesterase → MEFTLLEYIFFLLIFILIIYIIINSFISNKLKAKFRELERKSNILRQYNKATKTSNIISNSDLKGNITYVNDTFCEVSQYKREEILGKPHNILKGEEDSEIFKDMWKTIKNGNIWRGNIKNRKKDGTFYYINTTISPIFDEDGNIFEYVAIRHEITDLVLKTEKLNRILREDYLTEIGSRYKLIEDIGKKDNLSISILDIKNFSEVNDFFGYKIGDYILKLVAKRIEELVIKKTKYSVYRLTSDVFAILASDEEKSSFMRNIEEISKIISSKAVRAKGREIFVSLNISFSFEPKETLLETANVIRKYTKSHPNQIIYDRSLEIEKDYEKNIFWTLKIKKALENNDIIPYYQGIYNLHTNKIEKYEALMRLNDGGKTVSPFFFLDIAKKSGQYLKLTKKMIDNSFEYFKDKEFEFSINFTFEDIANKEVSDYVVDKIKEFNIGKKIVFEIVESEEIDDFELIDSFFHTIRDLGCKIAIDDFGSGYSNFEYLIKLDADYIKIDGSLIKDVLISKGNENIISMIISFARDQGFKTIAEFVSSKDIFEKVRDLGVDYVQGYYIHEPSAEI, encoded by the coding sequence TTGGAATTCACACTTTTAGAATATATATTTTTTCTTCTAATATTTATTTTAATTATATATATAATAATAAATTCTTTTATAAGCAATAAATTAAAAGCAAAATTTAGAGAGCTAGAGAGAAAATCAAATATATTAAGACAATATAATAAAGCTACAAAAACATCAAATATAATCTCAAATAGTGATTTAAAGGGAAATATAACCTATGTAAATGATACTTTTTGTGAAGTTTCACAATATAAAAGAGAAGAGATTTTAGGAAAACCTCATAATATTTTAAAAGGTGAAGAAGATAGCGAAATATTTAAAGATATGTGGAAGACTATAAAAAATGGAAATATTTGGAGAGGAAATATAAAAAATAGGAAAAAAGATGGAACTTTTTACTATATAAATACCACAATATCACCAATCTTTGATGAAGATGGAAATATTTTTGAATATGTTGCAATTAGGCATGAAATAACAGATTTAGTTTTAAAAACAGAAAAATTAAATAGGATTTTAAGAGAAGATTATCTTACAGAAATAGGAAGCCGATATAAGTTAATAGAAGATATAGGTAAGAAAGACAACTTGAGTATATCAATACTAGATATAAAAAACTTTAGTGAAGTAAATGATTTTTTTGGCTATAAAATAGGGGATTATATTTTAAAATTGGTTGCAAAAAGAATTGAAGAGTTAGTGATTAAGAAAACAAAGTATAGTGTTTATAGACTAACTTCAGATGTTTTTGCAATATTAGCTTCAGATGAAGAAAAAAGTAGTTTTATGAGAAATATTGAAGAGATTTCAAAAATAATATCTTCAAAAGCAGTTCGTGCAAAAGGGAGAGAGATATTTGTTTCTTTAAATATTAGTTTCTCTTTTGAGCCAAAAGAGACACTTCTTGAAACAGCAAATGTAATTAGAAAATATACAAAATCTCATCCAAATCAGATTATTTATGATAGAAGCTTAGAGATAGAAAAAGATTATGAGAAAAATATATTCTGGACTTTAAAAATAAAAAAGGCTCTTGAAAATAATGATATTATCCCTTATTATCAAGGAATATACAATTTACATACAAATAAAATTGAGAAGTATGAAGCTTTAATGAGATTAAATGATGGTGGAAAAACTGTATCTCCATTTTTCTTTTTGGATATTGCAAAAAAATCAGGACAATATTTAAAACTAACAAAAAAAATGATAGATAATAGTTTTGAATATTTTAAAGATAAAGAGTTTGAATTCTCTATAAATTTTACTTTTGAAGATATTGCAAATAAAGAAGTTTCAGACTATGTTGTAGATAAGATAAAAGAGTTTAATATTGGTAAAAAAATTGTTTTTGAAATTGTTGAGAGCGAAGAGATAGATGACTTTGAGCTAATAGATAGCTTTTTTCATACTATTAGAGATTTAGGTTGTAAAATTGCGATAGATGATTTTGGAAGCGGTTACTCAAATTTTGAATATTTGATTAAATTAGATGCTGATTATATTAAGATTGATGGTTCTTTAATTAAAGATGTTTTAATAAGTAAGGGAAATGAGAATATTATTAGTATGATTATAAGCTTTGCAAGAGATCAAGGCTTTAAAACTATTGCTGAGTTTGTATCTAGTAAAGATATCTTCGAAAAGGTAAGAGATTTAGGTGTTGATTATGTACAAGGGTATTATATTCATGAGCCAAGTGCAGAAATATAA
- the pdxH gene encoding pyridoxamine 5'-phosphate oxidase → MILDLANIRGKYTTKDFDIKDLDKSPFKQFETWFNDAINENLLEPNAFSLATVGYDMLPSCRTVLLKYFDNEGFVFFTNYESKKAKQIEENPKAAALFTWLALERQIKIEARIEKISKAESLKYFLSRPKGSQLGAWVSRQSETISSRALLEQKFDEMKRKFLNKEIPFPSFWGGYILKPIKIEFWQGGEDRLHDRFLYELEEDNSWSIKRLAP, encoded by the coding sequence GTGATTTTGGATTTAGCAAACATAAGAGGAAAATATACTACAAAAGATTTTGATATAAAAGATTTGGACAAAAGCCCTTTTAAACAGTTTGAAACTTGGTTTAATGATGCTATAAATGAAAATCTTTTAGAACCAAATGCTTTTTCATTAGCAACCGTTGGATATGATATGTTACCTAGTTGCAGAACTGTTTTATTAAAATATTTTGACAATGAAGGTTTTGTCTTTTTTACAAACTATGAGAGTAAAAAAGCAAAACAAATAGAAGAAAATCCAAAAGCTGCTGCTCTTTTTACTTGGTTGGCATTAGAAAGACAGATAAAAATAGAGGCAAGAATTGAAAAAATATCAAAAGCAGAGTCATTAAAATATTTTCTAAGCCGTCCAAAGGGGAGTCAACTTGGAGCTTGGGTTTCAAGACAGAGTGAAACTATTAGTTCAAGAGCTTTATTGGAACAAAAATTTGATGAAATGAAAAGAAAATTTTTAAATAAAGAGATACCATTTCCATCTTTTTGGGGTGGATATATTTTAAAACCTATAAAAATTGAGTTTTGGCAAGGTGGAGAAGATAGACTTCATGATAGATTTTTATATGAATTAGAAGAGGATAATTCATGGAGTATTAAAAGATTAGCTCCATAA
- a CDS encoding cation diffusion facilitator family transporter, translated as MTPQKKATIISSSVAAILTLIKLVLGVLSGSVAVLASAIDSILDMFVSIFNYFAILNSEKPADKNFNYGRGKIEALALVIEGTIITISGLFLLYQAIKKAILNETSQYLDISIYVMIVSLIITIILVLYLNYVAKKTNSMVIKADALHYKTDVLSNIAVLVSLVLVQFTNIEIFDVIIGVCIAFYIIYCSFELIKKGILVLLDASLDSNLVLKIEDIIKNSDRVNAYHLLKTREVSNQTFVEVHLVFDCLITLMEAHKISDKIEREIKVLDKDRDWIINIHMDPYDDFLINDCKI; from the coding sequence GTGACACCACAAAAAAAAGCAACAATAATATCATCAAGTGTTGCAGCAATACTAACTTTAATAAAGCTTGTTTTAGGAGTTTTAAGCGGTTCTGTAGCTGTTTTAGCATCTGCTATTGATTCAATCTTAGATATGTTTGTATCAATCTTTAACTACTTTGCAATTTTAAATTCAGAAAAACCAGCTGATAAAAATTTCAACTATGGTAGAGGTAAAATTGAGGCTCTAGCACTTGTAATAGAAGGGACAATTATTACTATTTCCGGTCTTTTTTTACTATATCAAGCTATAAAAAAAGCTATTTTAAATGAAACTTCACAATATTTAGATATATCAATTTATGTAATGATAGTCTCTTTGATTATTACAATTATTTTAGTTTTATATCTAAATTATGTTGCAAAAAAAACAAACTCTATGGTTATAAAAGCTGATGCTCTACACTATAAAACTGATGTTTTAAGTAATATAGCTGTTTTGGTATCTTTAGTTTTAGTTCAATTTACAAATATTGAAATATTTGATGTGATTATAGGAGTTTGTATCGCCTTTTACATAATCTATTGTTCTTTTGAATTAATAAAAAAAGGTATTTTAGTTCTACTTGATGCATCTTTAGATAGTAATTTAGTGTTAAAAATTGAGGATATTATAAAAAATAGTGATAGAGTAAATGCTTATCATCTTTTAAAAACTAGAGAGGTGTCAAATCAGACTTTTGTAGAGGTTCATCTAGTTTTTGATTGTCTAATTACTCTCATGGAAGCACATAAAATCTCTGATAAAATAGAAAGAGAGATAAAAGTACTTGATAAAGATAGAGATTGGATTATTAACATTCATATGGACCCTTACGACGATTTTTTAATAAATGACTGCAAAATTTAG